A DNA window from Deltaproteobacteria bacterium contains the following coding sequences:
- a CDS encoding NACHT domain-containing protein translates to MSVYKEEASSSVDMEKIYIPLCVVPEGAVETDAQTTRTNPLSLLTPGSRQVILGDPGSGKSTLLRFLALAGQQQQLIERYGAQPDERLPILVTLRRYADELKSRPTLSLFDYIFELTKSEFDLETADQEFLPYHLAAGQALLFFDGLDELPSSNFKQTVRERIEALLSEYPGNTAILTSRIVGYDKDVRYDNLGFSHHRIARLSVDDISNFVGNWYGARIENKTERERHTNDLIRIVNDAESRAICELAENPLLLTIICLVHRIDAVLPDERVVLYQKCTETLLNTWHAWKFHSEQPRSRNKVERRNRARMEAIAYWMHCLFEAEGQGKRSVVPYDSIRTFLA, encoded by the coding sequence ATGTCCGTCTATAAAGAGGAGGCATCATCCAGTGTCGACATGGAGAAGATTTACATTCCTCTTTGTGTCGTCCCTGAAGGCGCAGTTGAAACCGATGCTCAGACAACACGGACCAATCCCCTTTCGCTTCTCACTCCGGGGTCTCGACAGGTCATTCTTGGTGACCCTGGCTCGGGAAAATCTACCCTCCTACGGTTTCTCGCCTTGGCCGGACAGCAACAACAGCTCATAGAACGCTATGGTGCGCAACCAGATGAGCGACTGCCAATCTTAGTAACGCTACGACGCTATGCCGATGAACTGAAATCCCGACCGACGTTGAGTCTTTTCGACTACATCTTCGAACTCACGAAGAGTGAATTCGATCTAGAAACCGCAGATCAAGAGTTTCTCCCCTACCATCTTGCCGCCGGACAGGCCCTGCTGTTTTTCGACGGCTTAGATGAACTTCCTAGCTCCAACTTTAAGCAAACAGTTCGTGAACGAATTGAGGCGTTGTTGTCTGAATATCCTGGGAATACCGCGATCTTGACGTCACGCATTGTCGGCTACGATAAAGACGTCCGCTATGACAATCTCGGGTTCTCTCACCATCGTATCGCTCGTCTGAGTGTAGACGACATCAGCAACTTCGTTGGCAACTGGTATGGCGCGCGCATTGAAAACAAAACTGAACGTGAGCGCCACACCAACGACTTGATTCGTATCGTGAACGATGCAGAAAGTCGCGCCATCTGCGAGCTCGCGGAAAATCCGTTGCTTCTGACCATCATCTGCCTCGTCCATCGTATTGATGCCGTGCTCCCTGATGAACGTGTGGTGCTGTATCAGAAATGCACCGAGACCCTCTTGAACACCTGGCATGCGTGGAAATTTCACAGCGAACAACCGCGCAGTCGTAATAAAGTTGAGCGCCGCAATCGTGCTCGCATGGAAGCTATCGCCTACTGGATGCACTGCCTGTTCGAAGCGGAGGGACAAGGGAAGCGCTCCGTCGTCCCATATGACAGCATTCGTACTTTCTTAGCGTAG